Proteins found in one Micromonospora sp. WMMD1082 genomic segment:
- a CDS encoding DUF4193 domain-containing protein — protein MATDYDAPRRDEVDLGEDSLEELKARRVDSQSGAVDVDEAEVAESFELPGADLADEELTVKVLPMQQDEFRCARCFLVHHRSQLAVERNGELICRECV, from the coding sequence GACGAGGTCGACCTCGGCGAGGACAGCCTGGAAGAGCTCAAGGCCCGGCGCGTCGACTCGCAGTCGGGCGCCGTGGACGTCGACGAGGCAGAAGTGGCTGAGAGCTTCGAGTTGCCTGGTGCCGATCTTGCCGACGAAGAGCTGACGGTCAAGGTGCTGCCGATGCAGCAGGACGAGTTCCGCTGTGCCCGTTGCTTCCTCGTCCACCACCGCAGCCAGCTTGCGGTCGAGCGTAACGGCGAGCTGATCTGCCGCGAGTGCGTCTGA